The DNA window tgctGTGATGTCTATGGCATCCAGGCTAGCTCTGTCCTCAGGAAGAGGGCTGCTGTTGTCAAGTGTGGTTTACTGCACTATGAAGAGAGTTACATACTGGACTGTAAAAACAATCACAAGTCATACAGTTACTGCAACCACACACTGATTGTCCCTTTAATTTAGAGTGAGAACTTTTAAAACAAGCTTTTACTGCCACCTACTGGTCAACTCAACTCCTACTGGTCAACTctaacagtgacacacacactcacacacaaacacacacacaaatggaaaAGAACATGGAGTCAGTGCCAAACTACCAAGCCATAGCATTAATATCCTGAGGgaagccagttggggaaccctgttcAGTAATATCCTGAGGGAAGCCAGTTGGGGCTTCCCTCAGGAAGAGGGAAAACACACACGTTCCCCGTTTGGCTTAGTGGACTAGGGACCTTCCCCGGTTGGCTTGGTGGACTAGGGACCTTCCCCGGTTGGCTTGGTGGACTAGGGACCTTCCCCGGTTGGCTTGGTGGACTAGGGACCTTCCCCGGTTGGCTTGGTGGACTAGGGACCTTCCCCGGTTGGCTTGGTGGACTAGGGACTTTCCCCGTTTGGCTTAGTGGACTAGGGACCTTCCCCGGTTGGCTTGGTGGACTAGGGACCTTCCCCGGTTGGCTTGGTGGACTAGGGACCTTCCCCGGTTGGCTTGGTGGACTAGGGACCTTCCCCGGTTGGCTTGGTGGACTAGGGACCTTCCCCGGTTGGCTTGGTGGACTAGGGACCTTCCCCGTTTGGCTTGGTGGACTAGGGACCTTCCCCGTTTGGCTTGGTGGACTAGGGACTTTCCCCGGTTGGCTTGGTGGACTAGGGACCTTCCCCGGTTGGCTTGGTGGACTAGGGACCTTCCCCGTTTGGCTTGGTGGACTAGGGACCTTCCCCGTTTGGCTTGGTGGACTAGGGACCTTCCCCGGTTGGCTTGGTGGACTAGGGACCTTCCCCGGTTGGCTTGGTGGACTAGGGACCTTCCCCGTTTGGCTTGGTGGACTAGGGACTTTCCCCGGTTGGCTTGGTGGACTAGGGACCTTCCCCGGTTGGCTTGGTGGACTAGGGACCTTCCCCGTTTGGCTTGGTGGACTAGGGACCTTCCCCGTTTGGCTTGGTGGACTAGGGACCTTCCCCGGTTGGCTTGGTGGACTAGGGACCTTCCCCGGTTGGCTTGGTGGACTAGGGACCTTCCCCGGTTGGCTTGGTGGACTAGGGACCTTCCCCGGTTGGCTTGGTGAGCAAACAGACTGAGTCATCTTatggacacacacatgcacgcacgctcgcacacacaacacacgcacAGTAACACacgcacagtaacacacacacacacacacacacacacacacacacacacacacacacacacacacacacacacacacacacacacacacacacacacacacacacacagtagcctacacacacacaaacacacacacacacacacacagtagcctacacacacacaaacacacacacacacacagtagtctacacacacacaaacacacacacacacagtagcctacacacacacaaacacacacacacacagtagcctacacacacacaaacacacacacacagtagcctacacacacacaaacacacacacgtacagtagcctacacacacacaaacacacacatgtacagtagcctacacacacacaaacacacacacatacagtacacaaagTTGAACTTTTCTTAGTTCAGCAGTACGTCAATACTAGGCGATGGGCGTTAAATCTGAAGTTATTACATGTGATATCTTTGGCACTGTATATCAAATGGGAACTTTAATGCAATGGAAAGTATTTGATGAAGCCCATTTGTCATTCTGAAAGTTAGTAATATTGCTAGTCTTGATGAAAAATTAGTTCTTTTTTTGGCACATGAAGGTGGCATAAACGCTGATTAAACATTCATAACTTTTTATTGGATTGTTCTGCTCGGCAAAGCCTCTTATTGGATGCCAACCAGCCAGAAAATGAAGTAATGGAGTGATTCTAAGGGACATTATGATTTCAAGAGATTAAGAAAATGTGTTCAGCTTTAATCATTACAACAAACAGATGCAGTGGCTTAGTGAAAATGAGGTGGCGTGACTGAAGCGGTGCGTTGTGGGTCAAAGAAACTCCTCACAATTAGTTTACCTAAACAGAATTATCACACACCTAATGGGATGGTTCCAGaatctgacacacacaaacacacaccccctCAAGGCTGTCATATCCCTGTGGTGTGAATATCTTGTCCTCAGAGAGAAGCAGTGACTGATGGGAATGCTCTTAAGGGTTGACGGATCCTGATTGACTGTTCCGTACCGACACGCTGATTAAACTCCAGAGTTCTGAGAATGAACAAATGCTTTGTCTTCATTTGGGAACCCGTCACAATCTCTATCTCTGTTGCTGGGTGAGGCAGTGGAAATAAGTGTGGAATGGAGCTCTTTAAAGACAATGTTATTTACTGGGAAGTCGCCAGTTTAAGGGTCAATTTGACGATTGGCTGAAGTTTCAGCCTCAGTGATTGAGAACCCTGTTTCTGGTTTCTCCCTGCTTCTTGATCGGTTTCTCGTTTGtgaatgtacagtgtgtgtatgtgtgtgtatgtgtgtgtgtgtgtgtttgtgaatgtacagtgtgtgtatgtgtgtgtgtatgtgtgtgtgtgtgtgtttgtgaatgtacagtgtgtgtatgtgtgtgtgtatgtgtttgtgaatgtacagtgtgtgtatgcgtgtgtgtatgtgtgtgtgtgtgtgtttgtctgtgtctgtacagtgtgtgtgtgtgtgtgtacactttcTTTCCGTAATCTCAGTATTGTGATATTTGACTGTAATAAATCACAGTGACAAGAACCACTGAGCTGAGGCCCGTCAcagactgactctctctctctttgggtaTAAAATAAACTCTATTTTTTCTCCCATTTTCACTTTCAATATCTCCACTCCACTTATTCCACCTCTCCCTATTCTATCGAcagtccctcccctctccctattcCATCGACAGTCCTGCCCCTCTCCCTATTCCATCGAcagtcctcccctctccctattccaccgacagtcctcccctctccctattcCACCGACAGTCCTCCCCTCTCTATCGAcagtcctcccctctccctattccatcgacagtcctccccctctccctattccaccgacagtcctccccttctcccttttCCATCAacagtcctccccctctccctattccaccgacagtcctccccctctccctattccaccgacagtcctcccctctccctattccatcgacagtcctcccctctccctattccaccgacagtcctcccctctccctattccaccgacagtcctcccctctccctattccactcacagtcctccactctccctATTCCACCGacagtcctccccctctccctattccaccgacagtcctccccctctccctattccaccgacagtcctccccctctccctattccattaacagtcctccccctctccctattccatcgacagtcctccccctctccctattccaCCAACAGTCCTCCCCTCTCTATCGacagtcctccccctctccctattccaccgacagtcctccccctctccctattccaccgacagtcctcccctctccctattcCACCGACAGTCCTCCCCTCTCTATCGAcagtcctcccctctccctattccatcgacagtcctccccctctccctattccaccgacagtcctccccttctcccttttCCATCAAcagtcctccccttctcccttttCCATCGacagtcctccccctctccctattccaccgacagtcctccccctctccctattccaccgacagtcctcccctctccctattccatcgacagtcctcccctctccctattccaccgacagtcctcccctctccctattccaccgacagtcctcccctctccctattccactcacagtcctccactctccctATTCCACCGacagtcctccccctctccctattccaCCAGCAGTCTCTCATGAACATGCCTGGACTCCACATTCCAAGATCTATGAGGGTGAAGAAGACAAAGTGGTTGGAAGCCAGATTACTGTAAACACAATTTTGAGAATAAGTGTCTAGATTGGCAAAAACAACAATATTTTGCTTGTCTTTCCGACTGTTCAGCAAGCGTTTGACTGTTGTTGTTTTGATGCACCACCATTTCCAACCAGTAGAGGGCCCTGTCATTGTAACATTAGTGAATGGAGGCCTGTTCACCTATACTACCTGTCTAGTACACCTCTTTTGTGATGAGAAGAAGTCATTGTCACAGTAATTTTCTATGAATAATTACTCAATTTGCAGTTCCACATGATTGCAAAGAAAATAGCCCATTCACCATGATTACATGATCAATATTCATTATTTGTTAAACTGCAGAAAAACAAGTAAAAACTAATGTTGAGATTTGTGACAGTGCGAGCCTCAGcattctccctccttcccctcatcAATTCCTCTTTGTCTTAATGGTTTTTGCTGCGGCACCCTCGGTTCTTTGTCATGGCTCTGGTAAACAACTCTGTGACAGTTCCATTGAGAGCAGACAATTGGTTCATTACTGAGAACCACAACAGATAACTGTAAATAGCGGAGTGGAGTGTTCCATGGTCAGTCACAATTTCATTTAATTTTCTGTCGGGCTGTcattactctctctccctctgcctgtgtATCATTCTGTtgctcttttt is part of the Salvelinus fontinalis isolate EN_2023a unplaced genomic scaffold, ASM2944872v1 scaffold_0172, whole genome shotgun sequence genome and encodes:
- the LOC129844094 gene encoding basic salivary proline-rich protein 1-like encodes the protein MTQSVCSPSQPGKVPSPPSQPGKVPSPPSQPGKVPSPPSQPGKVPSPPSQTGKVPSPPSQTGKVPSPPSQPGKVPSPPSQPGKVPSPPSQTGKVPSPPSQPGKVPSPPSQPGKVPSPPSQTGKVPSPPSQTGKVPSPPSQPGKVPSPPSQPGKVPSPPSQTGKVPSPPSQTGKVPSPPSQPGKVPSPPSQPGKVPSPPSQPGKVPSPPSQPGKVPSPPSQPGKVPSPLSQTGKVPSPPSQPGKVPSPPSQPGKVPSPPSQPGKVPSPPSQPGKVPSPPSQPGKVPSPLSQTGNVCVFPLPEGSPNWLPSGYY